A stretch of Acidimicrobiia bacterium DNA encodes these proteins:
- the glgP gene encoding alpha-glucan family phosphorylase: MADGSPRAPYAGDRDVAAAVAALASRLPDELRDLAGVAFDYRWSWTRDGAETFAAVDAERFARVNQNPVRLLRETPGTTLAAVAATPGMQARVRALANAVSREGPYATGDVARPIAFFCAEFGVHASLPIYSGGLGVLAGDILKEASDRGLPMVGVGLLYRHGYFHQRLDPRGKQHEYWTDVDPEQLPTVLVTGDDGEPVTVTVPIRGENVVARVWRTDVGRVPLYLLDADDARNSPLARFITGRLYEGNREIRLAQYALLGVGGMRALRALRIEPEVVHLNEGHPALATLELAHELTGDGRSFDDALAVARSRVVFTTHTPVPAGNETYAETELMAVLGDLVDDLGVGHDGLLRLARIDPDDADEPPGMTPLAIRTSRSTNGVSAVHGGVARAMWQPMFPGRALDDVPIGHVTNGVHLPTWMAPAMQSLLARHLGRDWLDHPDEPATWAGVDGIPDAELWAVRDELRARLVDCVRERSTRDRLARGEPLDYVAAAASTFEPSRLTVGFARRLATYKRLHLLSLDPARAVTLVRERLQFVLAGKAHPLDEDAKRVAESLFALKGEAGISGRVAFLEDYGMAIAAPLVAGCDVWLNVPRPPFEASGTSGMKAALNGGLNVSILDGWWAEAYDGGNGWAVDGGRSADRADRATDDDATRDLRDATSLLDILEDEIVPLFARRDGDDIPHDWLRRVKASLRTIGPRFCATRMLGDYERVVYGVPSLALG; this comes from the coding sequence ATGGCCGACGGCTCCCCGCGCGCGCCGTATGCCGGCGACCGCGACGTCGCCGCCGCGGTCGCGGCATTGGCGTCACGGCTTCCCGACGAGCTGCGCGACCTTGCCGGCGTCGCGTTCGACTACCGGTGGTCGTGGACACGCGACGGTGCAGAGACGTTCGCGGCCGTCGACGCCGAGCGCTTCGCGCGCGTGAACCAGAACCCGGTCCGGCTGCTGCGCGAGACGCCCGGTACGACGCTGGCTGCGGTGGCCGCGACGCCCGGGATGCAGGCGCGGGTGCGCGCGCTCGCGAACGCGGTGAGCCGTGAAGGCCCGTACGCCACCGGCGACGTCGCGCGACCGATCGCGTTCTTCTGCGCGGAGTTCGGCGTGCACGCGTCGCTACCGATCTACTCGGGCGGGCTCGGCGTCCTCGCCGGCGACATCTTGAAGGAGGCGTCGGACCGCGGCCTCCCGATGGTCGGCGTCGGGCTGCTCTACCGGCACGGCTACTTCCACCAGCGGCTCGACCCCCGGGGCAAGCAGCACGAGTACTGGACGGACGTCGACCCGGAGCAGCTGCCCACCGTGCTCGTCACCGGCGACGACGGTGAGCCGGTCACCGTGACCGTGCCGATCCGGGGCGAGAACGTCGTCGCGCGCGTCTGGCGCACCGACGTCGGCCGCGTCCCGCTGTACCTGCTGGACGCCGACGACGCGCGCAACTCGCCGTTGGCCCGCTTCATCACCGGGCGCCTGTACGAAGGGAACCGTGAGATCCGGCTCGCGCAGTACGCGCTGCTCGGAGTGGGTGGCATGCGGGCGCTGCGCGCGCTCCGGATCGAACCGGAGGTCGTCCACCTGAACGAGGGTCACCCGGCGCTCGCGACGCTCGAGCTCGCGCACGAGCTGACCGGCGACGGCCGCTCGTTCGACGACGCGCTCGCAGTCGCGCGCTCGCGCGTCGTCTTCACGACGCACACTCCGGTCCCGGCCGGCAACGAGACCTACGCCGAGACCGAGCTCATGGCCGTGCTCGGCGACCTCGTCGACGACCTCGGTGTCGGTCACGACGGGCTGCTCCGTCTCGCGCGCATCGATCCCGACGATGCCGACGAGCCGCCCGGCATGACGCCCCTCGCGATCCGTACGAGCCGTTCGACGAACGGTGTCAGCGCGGTGCACGGCGGTGTCGCGCGCGCGATGTGGCAACCGATGTTCCCCGGTCGAGCGCTCGACGACGTCCCGATCGGTCACGTGACGAACGGCGTGCACCTCCCGACCTGGATGGCGCCCGCGATGCAGTCCTTGCTGGCGCGCCACCTCGGCCGCGACTGGCTCGACCACCCGGACGAGCCGGCCACGTGGGCCGGCGTCGACGGCATCCCCGACGCCGAGCTGTGGGCCGTGCGCGACGAGCTGCGCGCGCGGCTCGTCGACTGCGTCCGCGAGCGCAGCACGCGTGACCGCCTCGCGCGCGGCGAACCACTCGACTACGTCGCGGCGGCGGCGTCGACGTTCGAGCCGTCACGGCTCACTGTCGGCTTCGCGCGACGGCTCGCGACGTACAAGCGGCTGCACCTCCTCTCGCTCGACCCCGCACGGGCGGTCACGCTCGTGCGCGAGCGTCTGCAATTCGTGCTCGCCGGGAAGGCGCACCCGCTCGACGAGGACGCGAAACGCGTCGCGGAGTCGCTGTTCGCGCTGAAGGGCGAAGCCGGGATCTCGGGCCGTGTCGCGTTCCTCGAGGACTACGGCATGGCGATCGCGGCGCCGCTCGTCGCCGGGTGCGACGTCTGGCTGAACGTCCCCCGACCGCCCTTCGAGGCCAGCGGCACGAGCGGCATGAAGGCCGCGTTGAACGGCGGCCTCAACGTCAGCATCCTCGACGGGTGGTGGGCCGAGGCCTACGACGGCGGGAACGGATGGGCGGTCGACGGTGGCCGGTCCGCCGACCGCGCCGACCGTGCCACGGACGACGACGCGACACGGGACCTGCGCGACGCCACGTCGCTGCTCGACATCCTCGAAGACGAAATCGTCCCGTTGTTCGCGCGACGGGACGGCGACGACATCCCGCACGACTGGCTGCGACGCGTCAAGGCATCGCTGCGCACGATCGGCCCGCGATTCTGCGCGACGCGGATGCTCGGCGACTACGAGCGCGTCGTCTACGGCGTCCCCTCGCTCGCGCTCGGCTGA
- a CDS encoding Gfo/Idh/MocA family oxidoreductase: MSPESSTDDLRIGILGAARIAPAAVVKPARAVDGVHVTAVAARDRERAHAFAKKHGVDRVLDTYDALVAAPDVDAVYVPLPNGLHAKWTKRALEAGKHVLCEKPFTANADEAEDVRALADAHPDLVVMEAFHYRYHPVAQRMVDIVNSGVLGTVRRVETAMCIPLPLPRDIRYRYDLAGGSVMDVGCYAIHMLRTASGEEPSVKLARARLASPDVDRWMQATFTLPSGAEGKMTCALWSSTLLRIGVTVGGDDGELRLFNPTGPHLYHRLTVWTRGAGGGRRRERVAGSRTPTYSYQLEAFRDAVRGDRARNLTPPVDSVANMRVVDAVYDAAGLRRRGT; encoded by the coding sequence ATGTCACCCGAGTCATCGACGGACGACCTGCGGATCGGGATCCTCGGAGCCGCGCGCATCGCGCCCGCGGCGGTCGTGAAGCCTGCGCGCGCCGTCGACGGCGTGCACGTGACGGCGGTCGCGGCGCGAGACCGCGAGCGCGCCCACGCGTTCGCGAAGAAGCACGGCGTCGACCGCGTGCTCGACACGTACGACGCGCTGGTCGCCGCTCCCGACGTCGACGCCGTCTACGTACCGCTGCCCAACGGCCTCCACGCCAAGTGGACGAAGCGCGCGCTCGAGGCCGGCAAGCACGTGCTGTGCGAGAAGCCCTTCACCGCGAACGCCGACGAGGCCGAGGATGTACGAGCGCTCGCCGACGCGCACCCCGATCTGGTCGTGATGGAGGCGTTCCACTACCGGTACCACCCGGTCGCGCAGCGGATGGTCGACATCGTGAACAGCGGCGTGCTCGGGACGGTTCGCCGCGTCGAGACCGCCATGTGCATCCCGCTGCCCCTCCCGCGCGACATCCGCTACCGCTACGACCTCGCCGGCGGCTCCGTCATGGACGTCGGCTGCTACGCGATCCACATGCTGCGCACGGCGTCGGGCGAGGAGCCGTCGGTGAAGCTCGCGCGCGCCCGGCTCGCGTCGCCGGACGTCGACCGGTGGATGCAGGCGACGTTCACGTTGCCGAGCGGTGCGGAGGGCAAGATGACGTGCGCGCTGTGGTCGAGCACGTTGCTGCGGATCGGCGTCACGGTCGGCGGTGACGACGGCGAGCTGCGGCTGTTCAACCCCACTGGACCGCACCTCTACCACCGGCTGACCGTGTGGACGCGCGGCGCGGGCGGCGGCCGTCGCCGGGAGCGCGTCGCAGGCAGCCGGACACCAACCTACTCGTACCAGCTGGAAGCGTTCCGTGACGCCGTGCGCGGTGACCGTGCGCGCAACCTGACCCCGCCGGTCGACTCGGTCGCGAACATGCGTGTCGTCGACGCCGTGTACGACGCGGCGGGGCTGCGTCGCCGAGGGACCTGA